The Neovison vison isolate M4711 chromosome 5, ASM_NN_V1, whole genome shotgun sequence genome includes a region encoding these proteins:
- the LOC122907601 gene encoding keratin, type I cuticular Ha1 produces MPYNCCLPNVSCRSTCSSRPCVPPSCHTCTLPGACNIPANVGNCGWFCEGSFNGSEKETMQFLNDRLASYLEKVRQLERENAELESRIRERCQQQEPYVCPSYQSYFRTIEELQQKILCAKSENARLVVQIDNAKLAADDFRTKYETELGLRQLVESDINGLRRILDELTLCKSDLEAQVESLKEELLCLKRNHEEEVNTLRCQIGDRLNVEVDAAPAVDLNRVLNETRCQYEALVETNRRDVEEWFTTQTEELNKQVVSSSEQLQSCQAEIIELRRTVNALEIELQAQHNLRDSLENTLTETEARYSSQLSQLQCMITNVESQLAEIRSDLERQNQEYQVLLDVRARLECEINTYRGLLESEDCKLPCNPCATTNACGSSGSCVSNSCAPCTPCVPRPRCGPCNSFVR; encoded by the exons ATGCCTTACAACTGCTGCCTGCCCAACGTGAGCTGCCGCTCCACCTGCTCCTCCCGGCCCTGTGTGCCCCCCAGCTGCCACACCTGCACTCTACCCGGGGCCTGCAACATCCCCGCCAATGTGGGCAACTGTGGCTGGTTCTGTGAGGGCTCCTTCAATGGCAGCGAGAAGGAGACCATGCAGTTCCTGAACGACCGTCTGGCCAGCTACCTGGAGAAGGTACGCCAGCTGGAGCGGGAGAATGCGGAGCTGGAGAGCCGCATCCGGGAACGGTGCCAGCAGCAGGAGCCCTATGTGTGTCCCAGCTACCAGTCCTACTTCCGGACCATCGAGGAGCTCCAGCAAAAG ATTCTGTGTGCCAAGTCTGAGAACGCCAGGCTGGTGGTGCAGATCGACAATGCCAAGTTGGCTGCGGATGATTTCAGAACCAA GTATGAGACAGAGCTTGGCTTGAGGCAGCTGGTGGAGTCAGATATCAATGGTCTGCGTAGGATCCTGGACGAGCTGACCCTATGCAAATCCGACCTGGAGGCCCAGGTGGAGTCCCTGAAGGAGGAGCTCCTGTGCCTCAAGAGGAACCATGAGGAG GAAGTCAACACCCTGCGCTGCCAGATCGGAGACCGCCTCAACGTGGAGGTGGACGCAGCCCCTGCTGTGGACCTGAACCGCGTCCTCAATGAGACCAGGTGTCAGTATGAGGCTCTGGTGGAGACCAACCGCAGGGACGTGGAAGAATGGTTCACCACCCAG ACCGAGGAGCTGAACAAGCAGGTGGTGTCCAGCTCAGAGCAGCTGCAGTCCTGCCAGGCGGAGATCATTGAGCTGAGACGCACAGTCAACGCCCTGGAGATCGAGCTGCAGGCCCAGCACAACCTG AGGGACTCTCTGGAGAACACGCTGACGGAGACCGAGGCCCGCTACAGCTCCCAGCTGTCCCAGCTGCAATGCATGATCACCAATGTGGAGTCCCAGCTGGCTGAGATCAGGAGTGACCTGGAGCGGCAGAACCAGGAGTACCAGGTGCTGCTGGACGTGCGGGCCCGGCTGGAGTGCGAGATCAACACGTACCGGGGCCTCCTGGAGAGCGAGGACTGCAA gctGCCCTGCAACCCTTGTGCCACAACGAATGCATGTGGATCCTCCGGGTCCTGTGTCTCTAATTCCTGTGCCCCCTGCACGCCCTGTGTCCCCCGCCCGCGCTGTGGGCCCTGCAACTCCTTCGTGCGCTAG
- the LOC122906231 gene encoding keratin, type I cuticular Ha7-like, translating to MTSCYISSSQCLGSTRLPAPTNVYGPSMDLVTQPGAEARAASLCLSATVAHANRPRVGATPLGKPSLCMPFSCCTACPLPGTCNIPGNIGVCENYAEGAPNGHEKVTMKFLNDRLANYLEKVRQLERDNKELEIKIRESSKCHESTICPDYQSYFQTIKELQQKILCSKAENTRMIIQVDNAKLAADDFRIKHESEHALRQVIEADMCGMHKLMDDLSLAKADLEAQQESLKEELLCLKKNHEQEVSILRSQLGDKLQIKLDVEPTVDMSRVLQEMRCHYEAMVQTNHNDLEEWFRDQSESISKQDMSCSEELRCCQSEILELRRTVNALEVELQAQHTLKDCLQNSLCEADARFGTELAQMQVLISNVEEQLSEIRGDLERQNQEYQVLLDVKARLECEIATYRKLLESEDCKLPMNPCSMAASCVLCPGCAPATCSPL from the exons ATGACTTCCTGCTACATCAGTTCATCCCAGTGTCTGGGCAGCACCAGGTTGCCTGCCCCAACAAATGTCTATGGCCCCTCCATGGACCTTGTGACCCAGCCTGGGGCAGAGGCCAGGGCTGCCTCCCTGTGCCTGTCAGCCACCGTGGCACATGCCAACCGACCACGTGTGGGGGCAACCCCTCTGGGCAAACCCAGTCTGTGCATGCCCTTCAGTTGCTGCACTGCTTGCCCCTTGCCAGGGACCTGCAACATTCCCGGCAACATTGGAGTCTGTGAGAACTATGCGGAAGGCGCCCCAAATGGCCATGAGAAGGTAACCATGAAGTTCTTGAATGACCGCCTGGCCAACTACCTGGAGAAGGTGCGCCAGCTGGAGCGGGACAACAAGGAGCTGGAGATCAAGATCCGAGAGTCGAGCAAATGCCATGAGTCTACCATATGCCCGGACTACCAGTCCTACTTCCAGACCATCAAGGAGCTCCAGCAGAAG ATCCTGTGCAGCAAGGCTGAGAATACCAGGATGATTATCCAAGTTGACAATGCCAAGCTGGCAGCTGATGACTTCAGAATCAA GCATGAGAGTGAGCACGCCCTGCGCCAAGTGATAGAGGCAGACATGTGTGGGATGCACAAGCTCATGGATGACCTGAGCTTGGCCAAGGCTGACCTGGAGGCCCAGCAGGAGTCCCTGAAGGAAGAGCTGCTCTGCCTCAAGAAGAACCACGAACAG GAAGTGAGCATTTTGAGGAGCCAGCTTGGGGACAAGCTCCAGATTAAGCTGGACGTGGAGCCCACTGTGGATATGAGCAGGGTGCTTCAGGAGATGCGGTGCCACTATGAGGCCATGGTGCAGACCAACCACAATGATCTGGAAGAGTGGTTCCGAGATCAG TCTGAAAGCATCAGCAAGCAGGACATGTCGTGCTCGGAGGAGCTGCGGTGCTGCCAGTCAGAGATCCTGGAGCTGAGACGCACGGTGAACGCCCTGGAGGTGGAGCTTCAGGCCCAGCACACGCTG AAAGACTGTCTGCAGAACTCCCTGTGTGAAGCTGATGCCCGCTTCGGCACCGAGCTGGCCCAGATGCAGGTGCTGATCAGCAACGTGGAGGAGCAGCTGTCCGAGATCCGGGGTGACCTGGAGCGGCAGAATCAGGAGTACCAGGTGCTGCTGGACGTCAAGGCCCGACTGGAGTGCGAGATTGCCACGTACCGGAAACTTCTGGAGAGCGAGGACTGCAA acTCCCCATGAATCCCTGCTCTATGGCTGCCTCCTGTGTCCTTTGTCCAGGCTGTGCCCCTGCCACCTGCAGCCCTCTCTAA
- the LOC122907322 gene encoding keratin, type I cuticular Ha8-like yields the protein MTSHRCSSLLSGQVPETKAASQCLSAILAHANRARVGATPLGKPSLCMPFSCHTACPLPGTCNIPGNIGVCENYVEGAPNGHEKVTMQFLNDRLANYLEKVRQLERDNEELETMIRESSKCHESTMCPDYQSYFQTIEELQQKILCTKSENNKLVVQIDNAKLAADDFRTKYQTEHSLCQLGEADICGLRRALDDLTLAKCDLEAQLESLKEEVLCLKKNHEQEVHILRSQLGDKLQIKLDAEPTVDLSSVLQEMRCHYEAVVQTNHNDLEEWFQDQSESISKQDMSCSEELRCCQSEILELRRTVNALEVELQAQHTLKDCLQNSLCEADARFGTELAQMQVLISNVEEQLSEIRGDLERQNQEYQVLLDVKARLEGEINTYRKLLESEDCKLPCNPCATPASSTPRPIPAACTPCSPCLSGPPRASCGSSSTPRC from the exons ATGACTTCTCATCGCTGCAGTTCTCTTCTCAGCGGACAGGTTCCAGAGACCAAGGCTGCCTCTCAGTGCTTGTCAGCCATCCTGGCACATGCTAACCGAGCGCGTGTGGGGGCAACCCCTCTGGGCAAACCCAGCCTTTGTATGCCCTTCAGCTGCCACACCGCTTGCCCCTTGCCAGGGACCTGCAACATTCCTGGCAACATTGGAGTCTGTGAGAACTATGTGGAAGGTGCCCCGAATGGCCATGAGAAGGTGACCATGCAGTTCCTGAATGATCGTCTGGCCAACTACCTGGAGAAGGTGCGCCAGCTGGAGCGGGACAATGAGGAGCTGGAGACCATGATCCGAGAGTCGAGCAAATGTCACGAGTCCACCATGTGTCCAGACTACCAGTCCTACTTCCAGACCATTGAGGAGCTCCAGCAGAAG ATCCTGTGCACCAAATCTGAGAACAATAAGCTGGTCGTGCAAATAGACAATGCGAAGCTGGCTGCAGATGACTTCAGGACCAA GTACCAGACGGAACACTCGCTCTGCCAGCTGGGGGAGGCCGACATCTGTGGCCTGCGCAGGGCACTGGATGACCTCACACTCGCCAAATGTGACCTGGAGGCCCAGCTGGAATCCCTCAAGGAAGAGGTGCTCTGCCTTAAGAAGAACCACGAGCAG GAAGTCCACATTCTGAGGAGCCAACTGGGGGATAAGCTCCAGATTAAGCTGGATGCTGAGCCCACCGTGGACCTGAGCAGTGTGCTCCAGGAGATGCGGTGCCACTATGAGGCCGTGGTGCAGACCAACCACAATGATCTGGAAGAGTGGTTCCAGGATCAG TCTGAAAGCATCAGCAAGCAGGACATGTCGTGCTCCGAGGAGCTGCGGTGCTGCCAGTCGGAGATCCTGGAGTTGAGACGCACGGTGAACGCCCTGGAGGTGGAGCTTCAGGCCCAGCACACGCTG AAAGACTGTCTGCAGAACTCCCTGTGTGAAGCTGATGCCCGCTTTGGCACCGAGCTGGCCCAGATGCAGGTGCTGATCAGCAATGTGGAGGAGCAGCTGTCCGAGATCCGGGGTGACCTGGAGCGGCAGAATCAGGAGTACCAGGTGCTGCTGGACGTCAAGGCCCGGCTGGAGGGCGAAATCAACACATACCGGAAACTTCTGGAGAGCGAGGACTGCAa GCTCCCTTGCAACCCATGTGCGACCCCAGCTTCCAGCACCCCCCGCCCAATCCCTGCAGCCTGTAccccctgctctccctgcctttctgggCCTCCTCGGGCCTCTTGTGGCTCCAGCTCGACACCTCGATGCTGA